Below is a window of Fundidesulfovibrio magnetotacticus DNA.
TTTGTTAAGCCCGGGTCCGTTCAAACCGTCCGAAACGGGAGGAATCACCGTGCCGCGCACCCTCGCCGCCCTGCTGGTCCTGCTCTGCGTCCCCTTCTCCAGCGCCTTGGCCGCCGACGTGGTGCGCCTGGGCAACCTGAAGTTCGCCCACTACGGGGCCATCGCCTATATGAAGGAGATCGCGCCGCAATACGGCCTGGAGATCCAGGAGCGCGTGTTCCCCAAGGGAATCGACATCATCCCTGCCATCATCGCCGGGGAGATCGACGCGGCGGCCAGCGCGGCCGACGGGGCCGTGGCAGCCCGGGCCACGGGCGTGCCCGTGCTGGTGGTGGCCGGGTTCGCCAAGGGCGGGGCGCGCATCGTGGGCCGCGGGGACATGAAGTGGTCCTCCGTGGCCGACCTCAAGGGCAAGAAGGTGGGCGTGGCCCGGGGCGGAGCGCAGGAGCTGGTGCTCCTGGCCGAGCTGGACAAGCACGGCCTCAGCTTCTCCGACAAGGGCGACAAGGACGTGCACCTGGTCTACATGGCCTACGCCGACATCAACCAGGCCCTGCTTTCCAGGAACATCGACGCCATGTGCCAGTCCGAGCCGCAGTCCTCCCAGGCCTTGAGCCAGGGCTTCGGCGTGGAGATCATCAAGCCCTACGACACCCCCCTGGGCGAGCCGGTGCGCACCCTGGTGATCACCGAGAAACTCTACGCCAACAAGGACGTGGCGGAGCGCTTCCTCAAGTGCTTCGTGGCGGCCACCAAGTTCTTCATCGACAACCCCGACAAGGCCCAGGCCTATGTTCGCGAGAAGATGTTCAAGGGACAGCTCTCCGATGAAGACTACCGGCAGGCCCTCGAGAACTCGCCCTTCAGCTACGACGTCACCGCGGACCACGTGCAGACCACCATCGACATGATGGTCAAGTACGGCATCGGCAAGCTGGCCAACCCGCCCAAGGCCGCCGACTTCGTGAAGCTGGACCTCCTGGCCAAGGCCAGGAAAGACCTGGGCATCCAGTAGGACTCCGGGCGCATGGGCAAGGCGGACCTCGACGCGCCGGGCCTGGCCGCGCGCCTGGCGCGCGCCCTGGCCGTGCCGGTGGCGCTCCTGGCGCTGTGGCAGCTGGCGGCCGTCTCCGGGCTGGTGAACCCGCACATCCTGCCCTCGCCGTGGCAGGTGCTCCGGCGCTGGGCGGCCTACGCCAGCCCCACCGAGCCCCTGGCCCAGGGCATGAACCCCCTGGCCTGGGCCTTCTCCGGCGAGTTGCCACACGACGCCCTGGCCACCGCCGTGCGCGTGGCCGTGGGCTTCGCTATCGGGGCCGGTCTGGCCCTGCCGCTGGGACTGGCCATGGGCTCCTTCGACCGGGTGTACAACCTGCTCAACCCGCTGCTCCAGGTGCTGCGGCCCATCCCGCCCATCGCCTACATCCCCCTGGCCATCCTCTGGTTCGGCCTGGGCAACCCGCCCGCCTACTTCCTCATCAGCCTGGGGGCCTTCTTCCCCGTGCTCATGAACACCATCGCCGGGGTCCGCCAGGTGGACCGCATCTACATCCGCGCGGGGCGCAACCTGGGGGCCGGGTCGGCCACCATGTTCACGCGCATCATCCTGCCCGCGGCCACGCCGCTCATCCTCACGGGCATGCGCGTGGGCGTGGGCGTGGCCTTCATCTGCGTGATCGTGGCGGAAATGATCGCCGTCAACGACGGCCTGGGCTTCCGCATTCTGGAGGCGCGGGAGTTCTTCTGGTCGGACAAGATCATCGCGGGCATGCTCACCATCGGGCTCATGGGCCTGGCCATCGACACGTGCATGGACCGCCTCAACGCCCATCTCCTGCGCTGGCACAGGGGGGCCGGGGGCCGATGAGCGCCCTGGTGACGAACACGGCCCCCGGCGCGCCGCTCGACGTGGTCCTGCGCGGCGTGGGCAAGCGCTTTCCCGGCAGGGACGGCGAGGTGCTGGCCCTCACGGGCATCGACCTGGACGTGCGCCACGGCGAGTTCCTGTGCATCCTGGGTCCATCGGGCTGCGGCAAGTCCACGCTGCTCAACGCCATCGCGGGGTTCGCCCTGCCCTACGACGGCGCCATCACCGCCAACGGCGTACCCGTCGTTCGCCCAGGACCGGACCGGGCCATGGTCTTCCAGGAGTACGCCATCTTCCCCTGGATGACGGTGGCCCAGAACGTGGCCTTCGGCCTGAAGATCAAGGGGCTGCCCCGGACGGAGATCGAGGCCCGCGTGGACGCCCTGCTGCGCAAGTTCCAACTCCAGGACTTCCGCGACCGCTTCCCCAAGCACCTCTCGGGCGGCATGCGCCAGCGCGTGGCCATCGCCCGCGTGCTGGCCCTGGATTCGCCCATGCTCCTCATGGACGAGCCCTTCGGCGCGCTGGACGCCCTCACCCGGCGCAACCTCCAGGACGAACTCCTGCGCATCTGGATGGAGTGCGGCAAGACGGTGCTCTTCGTCACCCACAGCATCGAGGAGTCCATCGTGCTGGCCAACCGCGTGGTGGTGATGACCTACCGGCCGGGAACCATCAAGCGCGTGGTCCCCGTGGAGATGCCCTATCCGCGCGACCCGGCCTCGCCGCGCTTCGCGGAGCTGGCCCGGGAGCTCTCCGGGCTGGTGATGGAAGAGCAGATGCGCCACGAACAGGCCGAGCGCGCGGCGGGGGACGGCCCGGACTAGCGGCCAGGCCGGGCCTTGGCGGGGGCCGCCGGACGTGCTAGCCCTGGGTGGCGTCGCCCGTTGCGCCCTCATCCCACGCCTACCCTGCGAGGCCTTCCATGCAGATCGTCACGTCGCCCAAGGAATTTTCGTCCGTCTGCCGCGCCTGGCGCGCCCAGGGGCACACCCTGGCCCTGGCCCCCACCATGGGCTACCTCCACGCCGGGCACCTCTCGCTCTTCACCTGGGCCAGGGCAAACGCCGCCAAGGTGGCCGCCACCATCTTCGTCAACCCCACCCAGTTCGGCCCCGGGGAAGACCTCGACCGCTACCCGCGCGACCCCGAGGGCGACGCCGCCAAGGCCCGCCAGGCCGGGGTGGACCTCCTCTACATGCCCCAGGCCCGCGACATGTATCCCCAGGGCTTCGCCACCACCGTGAGCGTGGCCGGTCTCACCTCCGGGCTCTGCGGCCGCTCGCGCCCCGGGCACTTCGACGGCGTGGCCACCGTGGTGACCAAGCTCCTGGTGCAGGCCCTGCCCGACGTGGCCGTGTTCGGCCGCAAGGACTGGCAGCAGCTGGCCGTGATCCGCCGCCTCGCGGCCGACCTGGACCTGCCCGTGGCCATCGAGGGACGCCCCATCTTCCGCGAACCCGACGGCCTGGCCATGAGCTCGCGCAACGCCCTGCTCCCGCCCGAGGAGCGCGCCCAGGCCCCCCACGTGCGCAAGGGCCTGCTCCTGGCGCACGAGATGGTCGCGGCCGGGGAGCGCTCGCCGCGCAAGGTGGTCGGGGCCGTGGAGGACTACTACCGCTCCGCCATGCCCCTGGCCCGCACCGACTACGTGGAGTGCGTCCACCCGGAGACCATCCAGCCCGTGGGCGACGCCTCCGGCCCGGCGCTGCTGGCCGTGGCCGTAAAGTTCCCTGGCGCGCGGCTCATCGACAACGCCCTGCTCGCCGGAGAAGAGGACCAATCGTGAGCGACCACAAGAAAATCGCTCCAGACATTTGACAACCCTTCCGGTCTTGTGACACATGGCCTAGCGGCCTTCACCGGCCGCCATCCTTCGCCTTTTCCATCGCCGAAACCGGCGAATCATCTTCCGCGGGAGGAACATTCATGGTCGCCGCTTCCAAGGGCAAGTATCTTTTCACTTCCGAATCCGTGACCGAAGGCCATCCGGACAAGGTCGCGGACCAGATCTCCGACGCCGTTCTCGACACCATCTTCAGCCAGGACCCCGAGGCCCGCGTGGCCTGCGAAACCCTGGTGACCACCGGCGTCGCGTTCATCGCGGGCGAGATCACCACCTCCGCCTTCGCCGATTTCGCGGGCATCGTGCGCGAGACCGTGAAGAACGTGGGCTACAACAGCTCCCAGATGGGCTTCGACTGGGAGACCTGCGCCGTCATCTCCTCCATCGACAAGCAGTCCGCGGACATCGCCCAGGGCGTCGACCGCACCAAGCCCGAGGAGCAGGGCGCCGGCGACCAGGGCATGATGTTCGGCTTCGCCGTCAACGAGACCGACACCCTCATGCCCGCCCCCATCTACTACGCCCACAAGCTCTCGCGCCGTCTGGCCTACGTGCGCAAGGAGAAGATCCTCGACTTCCTGCGCCCCGACGGCAAGACCCAGGTCTGCGTGGAATACCAGGACGGCAAGCCCGTGCGCATCGACAACATCGTCGTCTCTTCCCAGCACGACGAGAACGTCAGCTACGAAGACCTGGTGGACGCCATCAAGCACGAGGTGATCCTCAAGGCCCTGCCCGAGAACCTGGTGGACAAGGGCACCAAGATCTACATCAACCCCACCGGACGTTTCGTGATCGGCGGCCCCCTGGGCGACTGCGGCCTCACCGGACGCAAGATCATCCAGGACACCTACGGCGGCATGGGTCACCACGGCGGCGGCGCCTTCTCCGGCAAGGACCCCTCCAAGGTGGACCGCTCTGCGGCCTACTTCGCCCGCTACGTGGCCAAGAACGTGGTGGCCGCCGGCCTGGCCCACCGCTGCGAAGTGCAGATCGCCTACGCCATCGGCGTGGCCGAGCCCGTCTCCGTGCTGGTCAGCTCCGGCGGCAACAGCGAGTTCTCCGACGAGGCCCTCACCAAGGCCGTGCGCGAAGTCTTCGACATGCGCCCCTACTTCATCACCAAGCGCCTGGACCTCAAGCGCCCCATCTACCTGAAGAGCTCCTGCTACGGCCACTTCGGCCGCGAGCTGCCCGAGTTCACCTGGGAAAAGACCGACGCCGTGGCGGACCTCAAGACCGCCATGAAGATCTAGTCCCGCCAGGCGGAAGCCATTCCGGGGCCGGGAGGACGTGCGTCCTTCCGGCCCTTTTTCGTGCCCGGCCAGGAACCTCGCGGCGGGCTCATCCGTAAAGCGCCACCCCCGCCAGGGCCGCCGCCAGCGCCACCCACACGCGCCCCGCGCCCCAGAGGCTCGCCGCCAGGGCCGCCGACGCCAGGGCGATGCCGGACGCATCCCAGGCGCGTCCAGCGGCCGTCAGGGCGGCCAGGCCCGCCGTGATGCCGCAAAGCACGGCTCCGGTCCCGGCCAGGGCCTTGCGCGCCCAGGGGCTCGCGGCAACGGCATCCATGCAGGGCGCGGAGGCCAAAAGCGTCAGCGCCGCGGAGAGCGCGGCCCCCGCACCGGCGGCCAGGGCGCCGGGCAGTCCCCGGGCCAGCATGCCGCACCCGGCGGCCAGCGCCGCAGCCGGACCGGGCACGGCCAGGGCCAGGGCCGCCAGATCCGCGAAAGCCCCGGGCGCGAGCCAGTGCCGGGCGCGCACGTAATCTCCCGAGAGCAGGGGCCAGGCCCCCGCG
It encodes the following:
- a CDS encoding ABC transporter substrate-binding protein, producing the protein MPRTLAALLVLLCVPFSSALAADVVRLGNLKFAHYGAIAYMKEIAPQYGLEIQERVFPKGIDIIPAIIAGEIDAAASAADGAVAARATGVPVLVVAGFAKGGARIVGRGDMKWSSVADLKGKKVGVARGGAQELVLLAELDKHGLSFSDKGDKDVHLVYMAYADINQALLSRNIDAMCQSEPQSSQALSQGFGVEIIKPYDTPLGEPVRTLVITEKLYANKDVAERFLKCFVAATKFFIDNPDKAQAYVREKMFKGQLSDEDYRQALENSPFSYDVTADHVQTTIDMMVKYGIGKLANPPKAADFVKLDLLAKARKDLGIQ
- a CDS encoding ABC transporter permease gives rise to the protein MGKADLDAPGLAARLARALAVPVALLALWQLAAVSGLVNPHILPSPWQVLRRWAAYASPTEPLAQGMNPLAWAFSGELPHDALATAVRVAVGFAIGAGLALPLGLAMGSFDRVYNLLNPLLQVLRPIPPIAYIPLAILWFGLGNPPAYFLISLGAFFPVLMNTIAGVRQVDRIYIRAGRNLGAGSATMFTRIILPAATPLILTGMRVGVGVAFICVIVAEMIAVNDGLGFRILEAREFFWSDKIIAGMLTIGLMGLAIDTCMDRLNAHLLRWHRGAGGR
- a CDS encoding ABC transporter ATP-binding protein, with protein sequence MSALVTNTAPGAPLDVVLRGVGKRFPGRDGEVLALTGIDLDVRHGEFLCILGPSGCGKSTLLNAIAGFALPYDGAITANGVPVVRPGPDRAMVFQEYAIFPWMTVAQNVAFGLKIKGLPRTEIEARVDALLRKFQLQDFRDRFPKHLSGGMRQRVAIARVLALDSPMLLMDEPFGALDALTRRNLQDELLRIWMECGKTVLFVTHSIEESIVLANRVVVMTYRPGTIKRVVPVEMPYPRDPASPRFAELARELSGLVMEEQMRHEQAERAAGDGPD
- the panC gene encoding pantoate--beta-alanine ligase — protein: MQIVTSPKEFSSVCRAWRAQGHTLALAPTMGYLHAGHLSLFTWARANAAKVAATIFVNPTQFGPGEDLDRYPRDPEGDAAKARQAGVDLLYMPQARDMYPQGFATTVSVAGLTSGLCGRSRPGHFDGVATVVTKLLVQALPDVAVFGRKDWQQLAVIRRLAADLDLPVAIEGRPIFREPDGLAMSSRNALLPPEERAQAPHVRKGLLLAHEMVAAGERSPRKVVGAVEDYYRSAMPLARTDYVECVHPETIQPVGDASGPALLAVAVKFPGARLIDNALLAGEEDQS
- the metK gene encoding methionine adenosyltransferase, encoding MVAASKGKYLFTSESVTEGHPDKVADQISDAVLDTIFSQDPEARVACETLVTTGVAFIAGEITTSAFADFAGIVRETVKNVGYNSSQMGFDWETCAVISSIDKQSADIAQGVDRTKPEEQGAGDQGMMFGFAVNETDTLMPAPIYYAHKLSRRLAYVRKEKILDFLRPDGKTQVCVEYQDGKPVRIDNIVVSSQHDENVSYEDLVDAIKHEVILKALPENLVDKGTKIYINPTGRFVIGGPLGDCGLTGRKIIQDTYGGMGHHGGGAFSGKDPSKVDRSAAYFARYVAKNVVAAGLAHRCEVQIAYAIGVAEPVSVLVSSGGNSEFSDEALTKAVREVFDMRPYFITKRLDLKRPIYLKSSCYGHFGRELPEFTWEKTDAVADLKTAMKI